Within Microaerobacter geothermalis, the genomic segment GTTAATTTTGAAGTAAATAAAGGAGAAGCGGTTGCGATTGTAGGAGAATCCGGTTGTGGAAAAAGTGTAACGGCTCAAGCCGTGATGAGATTAATTCCTACGCCTCCAGGTGTGATCAAAAACGGAGAAATTCTCTTTGACGAAAAAGATATCGTCAAGTTAGCGAATAAAGAAATGGAAAAAATCAGGGGATCTCAAATGGGGATGATTTTTCAGGATCCCATGACTTCCTTAAATCCTACGATGACAGTGGGACGACAGATTTCAGAAGGGTTAATAAAGCATCAGGGATTAAATAAGCGAGATGCACGGCAAAAGGCTATAGAGATGCTTCGGCTTGTAGGGATCCCCAACCCTGAAGGTAGGGTAAAACAATATCCCCATGAATTTAGCGGCGGAATGAGGCAAAGGGTGATGATCGCCATTGCGCTGGCATGTAATCCAAAGCTATTAATTGCCGATGAACCGACTACTGCTTTGGACGTAACCATCCAGGCACAGATTATCGATTTGATGAAAGATTTACAGAAGCAGTTGGGAACATCCATTATCATCATTACTCACGATTTGGGAGTCGTAGCTGATATTGCCCAGCGGGTTATTGTGATGTATGCTGGCAAGATTGTTGAGACAGGTGAACTGGATGAGATTTTTTACAATCCGAAGCACCCATATACTTGGGGGCTGCTGCGCTCTGTTCCCCGACTGGATACAAAGGGTAAAAAGCTGGTGCCAATAGATGGAACTCCTCCAGATTTGTTTGCACCTCCAAAGGGGTGTGCATTTGCTGCCAGATGTCCG encodes:
- a CDS encoding ABC transporter ATP-binding protein, translated to MEKLLEVKNLEVSFMTYAGEVKAVRGVNFEVNKGEAVAIVGESGCGKSVTAQAVMRLIPTPPGVIKNGEILFDEKDIVKLANKEMEKIRGSQMGMIFQDPMTSLNPTMTVGRQISEGLIKHQGLNKRDARQKAIEMLRLVGIPNPEGRVKQYPHEFSGGMRQRVMIAIALACNPKLLIADEPTTALDVTIQAQIIDLMKDLQKQLGTSIIIITHDLGVVADIAQRVIVMYAGKIVETGELDEIFYNPKHPYTWGLLRSVPRLDTKGKKLVPIDGTPPDLFAPPKGCAFAARCPYAMEVCHHVQPETTDITSSHKVSCWLEHPWAPEVERPVEIGGVKHA